CGCCCCAGCGCCGGGGCATCTTTCTTATTGACATAGTGGGGCTATGCCGTGACTTTCAGGTGTAGGTTCAAAGCCGTTAGGACGGCGAGAAGGGTCTGCAATGTGGGGTTGCCTTTATCGCTTAGGCTTCGATAGAGCTGTTCTCTGGACAGTCCGGTCTTTTGGGCTATTTCGCTCATGCCTTTGGATCTGGCTACTACGCCGAGGGCTTGAGCTATGTAGCCCGGGTCGTTTGTCTCGAAAGCGTCTTCGAGGAAGATCTCTATAGCCTCTATATCGTCGAGTTGTTCTGCGAAATCATAATCATAGAGTTTCTCAGTCATGTTAGTTCACCTCCCAGAAGTTTGGCTGTTCTGTATCATGATTTATAAACTACAAAAGCGCAAGCCTTGGTCCTCGGGACCGGGGCTTTTTTTATACCTTGGAATAGGAGGGGATTGGACATGTACGTTATCTGGTGTCGCAGGGAAGGACGGGGCGGGTTGCGTGTCGGTGTCTCCGACGCCAGGTATCCCATCCCCTACATGGCGGATCCCATCACTATCGTCGAACCCTGTGACGTGCGCCTCATGCGGCGCTGGCTCAGGCGAAGGGCGAAGAAGGGATGGAGCCTTGAGCGGTTGAGAAGGTCTTGCGAGGGGAGGTGATCCGATGGAGTTCGTTCAGCCGCTTCGACAGAAGCGCGATATCGCCCGAGTGAGGGCGAAACTGAAGGAGAAAAACCTGCGGGATTACGCCCTCTTCGTGTTGGGGGTTAACGCAGGGCTTCGTATATCGGACTTGCTTCGTCTGTCGGTGGGAGATGTCCTGTCTGGGTCTGGTAGCCGGATCCGTATAGCTCAGAGGTTGAGTCTCAGAGAAGGGAAGACCGGCAAGGCAAAAAGCTTTCCATTGAACGAGAAGGCTCGCTCAGCCCTTGCTCTTTACCTCAAATCCAGAGGTGCGGAGAAGGACGAACCGCTCTTTCCATCCAGGCAAAAACGAGGCGATCTGCTTGTTCCCGTCTCCAGATGTCAGGCATGGAGAGCCTTGTCCAAGGCGGCTAAGGCGGTAGGAGTGGCGGACAGGATAGGCACTCACACCTTGCGTAAGACCTTCGGATATCACTGCTATCTGGCCGGAGTGGACATCACCAGGATCCAGAAAATGTTAAATCACTCAAGCCCCGAGGTAACCCTGCGATACATTGGTATAACACAGGACGAGCTTGATAGTTACTATAGAGAGGTGGCCTTGTAATTTATATGATTCTATTTCTTTAATGGAGCTCTTTCTTGCAGGTCGGAATAGAGTTTGAAGTTGCTTTAAGACCTGTATTTGCAAGGGACGGGAAGACTTTGAACGAGTGCAACACAATCCCCTTATGTTTCACTGGTAGGTGTGTAGGGTGGAGCCATAAAAGGAGGCGAAAAGAGATGCCGAGAAAGCCTGGAGAGAAGTACATGGAGAAGCGGAAAAAGGATCGGATGAGGCGATATAACGATTCGAGGCCGACGCGCCATGATTTCTATCACTCGACGGTGTGGAGGAAGGCGAGAGGCAGATACAAGAGACTGCATCCTTTATGTGAAGAGTGCGAGAGACGGGGACGAGTAGTCCCTGCCGATGTAGTCCATCACAAGGTAGAAATTGCTTTAGGTGGCGATCCTCTTTCTTTCGATAATCTGGAAAGCCTTTGTCATTCCTGCCATAACAAGATCCACAGGGAGGGGGCCCTCAAAACTCCACGAGGAGGGGGCTAGGACAACGGAGGGAGGTCATCTTTTCGTGTCCGCAAGTTTTGAGCAAGGGGGGTGATGCGGATGGGCAAGCGTGGACCGGTGCCTAAACCGGATAAATTAAAAGCTCTTGAAGGAAATCCGGGGAAACGCAAGCTCAACCTCGATGCCTCAGAACCTATAGGTATGCCCAGGTGTCCGTCTTCTCTTTCCCAGGCCGCCAAAAACGAATGGCGCAGAGTGGCCAAAGAGCTTCATGATATCGGCCTCCTGACCTTGATCGATCGGACCGCCTTGGCGGTCTACTGCGATGCCTACGACAAGTGGTTGTGGGCTACGAAAATCCTGGACGAAAAAGGGCTGACCTACGAGTACGTCAATAAAGCCGGTGCGGTAAACGTCGTTGCCCGTCCGGAGGTCAACATTGCCACGAAGTACGCCCAGATCATAAGGACGTTCTGTTCCGAGTTCGGCCTTACGCCGTCTTCGAGGTGCCGCCTGGTTCTGCCCAAGGATCAGGAGGTGGATCAGTTCGAGGATGATTTCGATTGATGCGGTGGTACAGGCCGGACGAAGCTAAAAAATACCCGAAAGTCGTCTTAAATCCGGCAAGGCTTAAGACCTCCATCGCGGATGAACACGCTATAGAGACGGGGTATTACTTCGACGAAAGGTCGGCGAAACGGGCGATCAACTTCTTCGAGAGATATCTGCGCCATTCCAAAGGGAGATGGGCTGGAAAACCCTTCCTGCTCATGGACTGGCAGAAATACGAGGTCATCGCGCCGCTCTTCGGATGGAAGCGTAAAGACGGCACCAGGCGTTTCCGGCTGGCCTACATAGAAGTACCTAAGAAAAATGGGAAAAGTGGATTATGCTCCGGGATCGCTTTGTACCTGCTTTGCGCGGATGGGGAACAGGGAGCGGAGGTCTACTCTGCGGCAGCGGATCACAAACAGGCTGGGATCGTGTTTAACGAGTCCGCTCGGATGGTAAGAAAATCATTGGATCTCAGAAAAAGACTGAGGATAAAGCCTTCGACCAAAACTATCTATTATGCAAGGAAGAGCTCGATTTATCAGGCCTTATCCGCCGACGTGGAGACCAAGGAGGGGTACGATATTTCCGGGCTTGTCTTCGACGAGCTTCACGCCCAGAAAAAGAGGGCCCTATGGGATACCCTGCGATATGCCGGTGCGGCCAGAGAGCAGCCTCTGTTCGTATCCATCACCACAGCTGGATTCGATCGCCAGAGCGTCTGCTGGGAGCAGCACGAATACGCCAGAAAGATACTGAAGGGACAGGTCTTGGACCCGTCCTTTTTTGCGTTGATCTACTCGACGAACTGGGAGGATGCCGAAGCCAGGAACACCGACGAGGAGGAGATGGACTGGAGATCCGAGGATGCGTGGAAAACGGCCAATCCCTCCCTTGGAGAGACTATAAAGTTGGAAGATTTCCGTCAGGAATGCCTGGAGGCCCAGGAGAGCCCCTTGAAAGAAAACGCCTTCAAGCGATATCGGCTCAATATCTGGACCAGAGCGGAAACCCGGTGGTTCGCCATAGACAAGTGGAAGGCCTGCGGCGGTGCTTTCGACCTCGAGCTTTTGAAGGGACGTCGCTGCTTCGGCGGTTTGGACATGGCCAGCGTGGATGACCTGGCGTCATTCTCCCTGGTCTTCGAGCCTGGAGAAGATCGGCTGTTGTACTTCTTGAACTGGTCGTGGTGCCCGATGGAGAACCTATGGAAGCGAGTAAAGAAAAACAGGGTTCCATACGATCACTGGATGAAACGGGGCTATCTGATAGGGACGGAAGGCAACGCTATAGACGAAACGGCGATCCTCAAGAAGATCTTCGAGATAAAGGACGTATTTCCGTCGCTGGAATTGATCGGTTTCGACCGATGGGGAGCCATGAACGTAACCCATACGATAGAGGAGGGCGGTATAGACGTTGTGCCGGTAGGACAGGGATTCGCCTCCATGTCTGCACCGTCCAAGACCTTGGAGCGTGCCGTTCTGGACGAGGTGTTGAGACACGGCGATAACCCCGTGCTTTCGTGGGCGGCGGACAACGTGGTCATATCATCCGATCCGGCGGGGAATATCAAGCCGGTCAAGGACAAGAGCACGGAGAAGATCGACCCTGTCGTAGCCTTGGTCATGGCCATAGCTGCTATGCAGCAGGCCAAGGAGAACGAGGAGAGCATCTATAGAAGCAGAGGCATAGTCGTTTTGTAGGAGGGAGGTGGTCCATTGAAATTCTTGAAAAATTTGTTCCGTAGGAAATCAGATTCCTATGCCTCGGCGTTGCAGATGTTCTATCCCGGAGGGGAGTCGTCCAGCGGAGTGCATGTCAACGCGAATACGGCGATGCAATCTTCCGCGGTCTATTCCTGCGTGGGGCTCATATCCGAGAGCGTCGCCACCTTGCCCTTGAAGATCTATCGCCGTCGAAACGATGGAGGAAGAGACGAGGCGAGAGACCATCCGTTATGGTCGGTATTCAACTCTTGCCCTAACGACTGGATGACAGCTTTCGAGCTTCGTGAGTATCTTTTGCAGCATCTCGCCTTGCGTGGCAACGCCTATTGCTACAAGGTAAGGGACGGCTCCGGAAGAGTTAGGGAGCTTCTGCCGATCCATCCCGGCATGGTCTCGGTTAAGCAGGAGAGGGACTGGTCGCTGGTCTATTCTGTGACGTTCCTGGACGGGTCCGTCAGGCGGTTGGGGAGTGACGATATCTGGCACTTGAGATATCGGACGTTGGATGGATACACCGGAGTGTCCCCTATAGCTTATCATCGGGACACCATAGGACTTGCCATCACGGCTACGAAGCACGGCGGGCGGCTTATAAAAAACGGAGCCAGGCCGAGTGGAGTCCTCTCCATAGAAGGGCGTCTGGACAAGGAGCAGATAGAGCGTCTTCGGGAATCCTGGCAGGCGCTATACAGCGGAGAGAACGCCGGGAAGGTGGCGGTTCTGGAGGAGAATGCCAAGTTCCAGCCCGTGTCTCTTTCCCAGGAGGATCTTCAATATCTTCAGACCAGACAGTTTCAGGTGGAGGATATAGCCCGGATTTTTCGGGTGCCTCTGCACATGATTCAAAGCACGACTAAAACGACGTCGTGGGGGTCCGGTATAGAGTCCATGAGCATTGGGTTCGTGACCTATACCCTTATGCCATGGCTTCGACGAATGGAGAGTTCCATCAACAGGGATTTCGGCCTGGCCAAAGATATGTACGCCGAGTTTGCCGTGAACGGACTATTGCGAGGTGATATCAAGGCGAGATATCAGGCGTATCAGATAGCGATCCAGAGCGGGTTTATGAGTCCCAACGAAGTTAGGAGCTTGGAGAATCTCAACCCGAGAGAGGGCGGAGACGAGTACCTGACGCCTATGAACATGTCCAGTACCGGAAAGGATGACGACGACGATGGAGACGAAAAACGTCCCCTTCGAGCTGAAGGGGATTGAGGAGAACGGTATCTTTTCCGGGTATGGATCTGTTTTCGGGGTTCAGGATGCCTGGGACGACATAGTTATGAAGGGGGCCTTCCTGAAGTCTTTACAGAGGAAGACCCCCGCTTTGTTGTGGCAGCATAATCCCGATGCTCCTATAGGGATCTATACGGACGTGGCGGAAGACGACAGAGGTTTGAAGGTGACCGGTCAACTTTTGATCGACGATGTAGACCGGGCGAAAGAGGCCTACGCGTTGCTTAAGGCCGGAGCCTTGTCCGGTCTCTCTATAGGCTATGTACCCCAGGATTTCGAATACAGGGATAAGGACGTACGGTTGTTGAAGGAAGTCGATTTGTGGGAGATCTCCCTGGTTACTTTTCCGGCTAACGACGAGGCCAGGGTGAGAGATGTCAAAGGCGTCGAGGAACTTGCTACGGTCAGGGACGTGGAAGGCTGGTTGCGGGATGCAAAGGGCCTTACCCGGTCCGAGGCGAAGACGGTTATATCCAAGCTCTCCCGGCGGGATGCCGAAGAGGCCGTCACGGAGAATCAGGTAATAGAGGCGGCGAAAAATCTGTTGAAAGCTATGGAGGTATAAAAATGGAAGAGCTGAAAAGACTCATAGAAGCGTTGCAGAAAGCGTTCGAGGAGTATAAGGCCGCTAACGATGCCCGCCTCGAGGAGATGAAAAAAGGCGGATCCGGAGCGGAGTTCGAGAGTAAGCTGGCCAATCTCGAAAAGGAGATCAAACGGATCGAGGAGGAAAAAGCCGCCCTCGAGGCCAAGATGAACCGCCCCGGAGCGGTGGGAGGAGACGAAGACAAGGCCGCTGCGGAGGAGCATAAAACCTCCTTTATGGGTTGGATGCGTAAAGGTACAGAGGGTGATTTGTCCGACCTCGAGTCGAAGGCCCTTAATCTGGGAAGCGATACCGACGGCGGTTTTGCCATCCCGGAAGTCTTGAGTACGCAGATCTACAGTCTGCTTGAGACGTCTACCCCTATGAGAGGTATATGCAGGAGTATCACAGTGGGCAACGAGGACTATAAGGAACTCGTCAACCTGCATGGACTCGGTAGCGGGTGGGTAGGTGAGACCGACTCCAGGTCTACAACCGATACGCCCAAGCTTGCCGAAGTGTCTCCCGTCATGGGGGAGATCTACGCCAATCCGGAGGCGACTCAGAAGAGTTTGGATGATATTTTCTTCAATGTCGAGGCCTGGCTTACCGAAGAATTGTCGTCTACGTTCGCAGTAGCGGAGAACGCCGCCTTCACTTTGGGGGATGGCAGTAAGAAGCCCAAGGGATTGCTCGCCTACGACAGTGCCGATACGGCCGACGGAACTCGTCCCTTCGGGACCGTTCAGTATCTCAAGACCGGTGTTGCCGACAACCTCCCTGCCACGAACCCGAGCGATCTCCTGATCGACGTGATATATGCCCTTAAGGCGGGTCATCGTGCGGGGGCGAGGTGGATGATGAGCGGATTGACGTTGGCCACTATTCGCAAGTGGAAGGACTCGGAGGGGAATTATCTCTGGCAGCCGGGTCTACAGGCCGGTCAGCCCTCTCTGGTTCTCGGCTATCCGGTTACGGAAAACGAGGATATGCCCGGGGTCGGAGCTAACGCCCTGTGCCTGGCTTTCGGGAACTTCCAGAAGGCCTATACCATCGTCGACCGTATGGGAATCCGTATGCTCAGAGATCCATATACACACAAACCCTACGTCGGGTTCTATACGACAAAACGGGTCGGCGGGTTCCTGAAGGACTCCGAGGCCGTCAAACTGGTCAAGTGCGAGGCGTAAGAAAGGTAGGGGAGAATATCCTCCCCTACCTTTTCAAGCAGATAACCCTATTCGTTCTTTTTTTTCTTTCGTCACCGTTCGGCTGATTTTGAGACGTTCCATAATGCCGTCTTGCAATACCTGGGAATAATTCAAGGAGGCCTGTTTCGCCTCTCGATCCATCCAGCCAGGCAAAGTTACCGTCCGATTGACAGCCTTCGTTTCCATGCGTTCCCGGAAGGAAGGCATCCATATCTCGACGAGAACGACGACGAATTTATTGCCGTCTTCTTCGTACTCGCTTAAGTCGAGTTGCTGAATAGGGGTCGGTGCCGGTATAGCGTCTCCGTCGTCTTCCATCCCCCAGAGATGTAACGACATAGCCTCTCTGGCATTTCCCAGGGCTTCGTCTTCGTCTGTGCCGGTCGTGGTGCATCCAGGCAGGTCTGGCCAGAGGACGTAGTATTGTGTCGTGGCGACGTCATACCCCAAGATCGCGGGATAACGATATTTGTCCGGTCTTGTTTTCATGCTTTTCATCTCCTTTCAGTAGGTAGAGCTATAAGAGCCCTGCTTGTTTCCATATCGATTTTGCTGTGGGACCAGGAACGTTTTTGTCTGGATGCTTGACGGTGACTTTGCCTTTTTTAGTTGGGTGTTTGAACTGATGGTGGCTTCCCTCCGCTTTATTGAGTTGCCATCCATCGGCTTCGAGTATTTTTATGATTTCTGTTGAGGAGTATGCCTTATTGCGGTTGATCTCTATTTTTTTCATCCCGCTTCTCCTTTCTAATGTGACTATAACACGTGTAAAAAATATTTGTCAAGAAGGGGCGGTGCGAAGATATGAAGGTAAAACATGGTTTCGTCTGGTGGCTTGGCGGAATCCGTAAAGTCTCTTTCGCTCCCGGGGAAGATATTCCAGAGGGGCATGAGTGCATGGAGTATGCGAAGAAGGAGGGGTTCGTTGATGTACCGAGTAGAGGCGGGGATACCGACGTCTCCGGTGACTCTTCAGGAGGCAAAACAACACCTAAGAGTCGATCACGACGACGAGGATAGCCTGATAGAGTCGCTGCTGATTTCTGCCACCCAGTACGGAGAGGGCTACCAGCGCAGGTTCTACGCCAGGCGACAGGTCTATGTCTATCACGATTCCCTCCCCCCTGCCTGGCGTGTGCCTTTCGCCCCTGTCGTCTCCGTGGATGCCTTGAAGATAGACGGAGTACCGGTCGCCTATACACTGACGTCTTCGGGGTGGCTGATGTCCGAATCGACCGGCGATGCGACCGTCGTGATGACGGTGGGGTACGATCCGGAGGATATCCCCGCCACGGTGAAACAGGCCGTCTTACTGCTTGTCGGCCATTGGTATCAGCATCGAGAAGCCGCCGACGCCGGACGGGACGAGATCCCTTTCGGCGTCGGTGCTTTGTTGGATATGGGGCGTGTCTACTGATGAGGTCGACTACGACATCGATCGGAGATCTTAGAAGCAGGGTGATCATCTCGAGATCGGAAAGGACCCCGGACGGAA
This portion of the Dethiosulfovibrio faecalis genome encodes:
- a CDS encoding addiction module antidote protein, whose amino-acid sequence is MTEKLYDYDFAEQLDDIEAIEIFLEDAFETNDPGYIAQALGVVARSKGMSEIAQKTGLSREQLYRSLSDKGNPTLQTLLAVLTALNLHLKVTA
- a CDS encoding site-specific integrase: MEFVQPLRQKRDIARVRAKLKEKNLRDYALFVLGVNAGLRISDLLRLSVGDVLSGSGSRIRIAQRLSLREGKTGKAKSFPLNEKARSALALYLKSRGAEKDEPLFPSRQKRGDLLVPVSRCQAWRALSKAAKAVGVADRIGTHTLRKTFGYHCYLAGVDITRIQKMLNHSSPEVTLRYIGITQDELDSYYREVAL
- a CDS encoding HNH endonuclease signature motif containing protein; its protein translation is MRRYNDSRPTRHDFYHSTVWRKARGRYKRLHPLCEECERRGRVVPADVVHHKVEIALGGDPLSFDNLESLCHSCHNKIHREGALKTPRGGG
- a CDS encoding phage terminase small subunit P27 family, whose amino-acid sequence is MGKRGPVPKPDKLKALEGNPGKRKLNLDASEPIGMPRCPSSLSQAAKNEWRRVAKELHDIGLLTLIDRTALAVYCDAYDKWLWATKILDEKGLTYEYVNKAGAVNVVARPEVNIATKYAQIIRTFCSEFGLTPSSRCRLVLPKDQEVDQFEDDFD
- a CDS encoding terminase large subunit, whose amino-acid sequence is MRWYRPDEAKKYPKVVLNPARLKTSIADEHAIETGYYFDERSAKRAINFFERYLRHSKGRWAGKPFLLMDWQKYEVIAPLFGWKRKDGTRRFRLAYIEVPKKNGKSGLCSGIALYLLCADGEQGAEVYSAAADHKQAGIVFNESARMVRKSLDLRKRLRIKPSTKTIYYARKSSIYQALSADVETKEGYDISGLVFDELHAQKKRALWDTLRYAGAAREQPLFVSITTAGFDRQSVCWEQHEYARKILKGQVLDPSFFALIYSTNWEDAEARNTDEEEMDWRSEDAWKTANPSLGETIKLEDFRQECLEAQESPLKENAFKRYRLNIWTRAETRWFAIDKWKACGGAFDLELLKGRRCFGGLDMASVDDLASFSLVFEPGEDRLLYFLNWSWCPMENLWKRVKKNRVPYDHWMKRGYLIGTEGNAIDETAILKKIFEIKDVFPSLELIGFDRWGAMNVTHTIEEGGIDVVPVGQGFASMSAPSKTLERAVLDEVLRHGDNPVLSWAADNVVISSDPAGNIKPVKDKSTEKIDPVVALVMAIAAMQQAKENEESIYRSRGIVVL
- a CDS encoding phage portal protein, producing the protein MKFLKNLFRRKSDSYASALQMFYPGGESSSGVHVNANTAMQSSAVYSCVGLISESVATLPLKIYRRRNDGGRDEARDHPLWSVFNSCPNDWMTAFELREYLLQHLALRGNAYCYKVRDGSGRVRELLPIHPGMVSVKQERDWSLVYSVTFLDGSVRRLGSDDIWHLRYRTLDGYTGVSPIAYHRDTIGLAITATKHGGRLIKNGARPSGVLSIEGRLDKEQIERLRESWQALYSGENAGKVAVLEENAKFQPVSLSQEDLQYLQTRQFQVEDIARIFRVPLHMIQSTTKTTSWGSGIESMSIGFVTYTLMPWLRRMESSINRDFGLAKDMYAEFAVNGLLRGDIKARYQAYQIAIQSGFMSPNEVRSLENLNPREGGDEYLTPMNMSSTGKDDDDDGDEKRPLRAEGD
- a CDS encoding HK97 family phage prohead protease, whose protein sequence is METKNVPFELKGIEENGIFSGYGSVFGVQDAWDDIVMKGAFLKSLQRKTPALLWQHNPDAPIGIYTDVAEDDRGLKVTGQLLIDDVDRAKEAYALLKAGALSGLSIGYVPQDFEYRDKDVRLLKEVDLWEISLVTFPANDEARVRDVKGVEELATVRDVEGWLRDAKGLTRSEAKTVISKLSRRDAEEAVTENQVIEAAKNLLKAMEV
- a CDS encoding phage major capsid protein — protein: MEELKRLIEALQKAFEEYKAANDARLEEMKKGGSGAEFESKLANLEKEIKRIEEEKAALEAKMNRPGAVGGDEDKAAAEEHKTSFMGWMRKGTEGDLSDLESKALNLGSDTDGGFAIPEVLSTQIYSLLETSTPMRGICRSITVGNEDYKELVNLHGLGSGWVGETDSRSTTDTPKLAEVSPVMGEIYANPEATQKSLDDIFFNVEAWLTEELSSTFAVAENAAFTLGDGSKKPKGLLAYDSADTADGTRPFGTVQYLKTGVADNLPATNPSDLLIDVIYALKAGHRAGARWMMSGLTLATIRKWKDSEGNYLWQPGLQAGQPSLVLGYPVTENEDMPGVGANALCLAFGNFQKAYTIVDRMGIRMLRDPYTHKPYVGFYTTKRVGGFLKDSEAVKLVKCEA
- a CDS encoding type II toxin-antitoxin system HicB family antitoxin — its product is MKTRPDKYRYPAILGYDVATTQYYVLWPDLPGCTTTGTDEDEALGNAREAMSLHLWGMEDDGDAIPAPTPIQQLDLSEYEEDGNKFVVVLVEIWMPSFRERMETKAVNRTVTLPGWMDREAKQASLNYSQVLQDGIMERLKISRTVTKEKKERIGLSA
- a CDS encoding type II toxin-antitoxin system HicA family toxin, with translation MKKIEINRNKAYSSTEIIKILEADGWQLNKAEGSHHQFKHPTKKGKVTVKHPDKNVPGPTAKSIWKQAGLL
- a CDS encoding head-tail connector protein, yielding MYRVEAGIPTSPVTLQEAKQHLRVDHDDEDSLIESLLISATQYGEGYQRRFYARRQVYVYHDSLPPAWRVPFAPVVSVDALKIDGVPVAYTLTSSGWLMSESTGDATVVMTVGYDPEDIPATVKQAVLLLVGHWYQHREAADAGRDEIPFGVGALLDMGRVY